From Saprospiraceae bacterium, one genomic window encodes:
- a CDS encoding GLPGLI family protein: MKLIVTILAFAAITIPNFSQNIHSGKIIFKETIKLNFDLGDDNPQMAKMMPASQSVDKVLYFTKDESLYKNHENPKDLELKHEEGGGTFEIVMKIPESIIYINPVENTFIQSQDLMGKDFLITDKLPKNKWKMTGEQKSILNYPCQKAILQDTSKNVVAWFTPQIPVNFGPSGMTGLPGMILALETDNGDRMTIATSIDNLPESFQFTRPTKGKKVSKAEYEKIREAKMKEMGATDGKNGSIKMIITEERH; the protein is encoded by the coding sequence ATGAAATTAATTGTAACTATTCTTGCTTTTGCAGCCATTACCATTCCGAATTTTTCCCAGAACATTCACTCCGGGAAGATTATATTTAAAGAAACCATCAAACTAAATTTTGACCTGGGAGATGATAATCCTCAAATGGCCAAAATGATGCCTGCTTCTCAGTCAGTGGATAAGGTCCTTTATTTTACCAAAGATGAATCCTTGTATAAAAACCATGAAAATCCAAAAGATTTGGAATTGAAACATGAAGAAGGTGGTGGCACATTTGAAATTGTGATGAAAATTCCTGAAAGCATCATCTACATTAACCCGGTTGAGAATACATTTATTCAATCCCAGGATCTAATGGGAAAGGATTTTCTGATTACTGACAAACTTCCAAAAAATAAATGGAAAATGACAGGAGAGCAGAAATCAATTCTAAATTATCCTTGCCAGAAAGCAATCCTTCAGGATACTTCAAAAAACGTGGTCGCGTGGTTTACACCACAAATACCTGTTAACTTCGGACCATCGGGAATGACGGGTTTGCCAGGCATGATACTTGCCCTGGAAACAGACAATGGCGACCGTATGACGATAGCAACATCCATTGACAATTTACCCGAGTCTTTCCAATTTACCAGACCAACAAAAGGTAAAAAAGTAAGCAAAGCAGAATATGAAAAAATCAGAGAGGCCAAAATGAAAGAAATGGGGGCCACAGATGGAAAGAATGGCAGCATAAAAATGATAATCACAGAAGAGAGACATTAA